The proteins below are encoded in one region of Nakamurella flava:
- the rapZ gene encoding RNase adapter RapZ, translating to MEVAIVSGLSGAGRSTAAKVLEDMGWFVVDNLPPELISRMVDLGSRTSGDVTRIAIVLDVRTRAFTEDLASVIKDLDTRGYRPRVLYLEADDAILIRRFESNRRSHPLQGGGRLADGITRERMLLEPLRQEADVVVDTSKISVHQLRNQIERAFGQDAPDRHASLTVVSFGFKYGLPLDADMVVDMRFLPNPHWIPELREHTGRDQDVSDYVLSQDGISEFLDRYVELLGLVNGGYRREGKRYLTLAVGCTGGKHRSVAVAEEFARRLADESLAVTVVHRDLGRE from the coding sequence ATCGAGGTCGCCATCGTGTCCGGGTTGTCCGGAGCCGGCCGGTCCACGGCGGCCAAGGTGCTCGAGGACATGGGCTGGTTCGTGGTGGACAACCTGCCCCCGGAGCTGATCTCGCGGATGGTCGACCTGGGGTCCCGCACCAGCGGTGACGTCACCCGCATCGCGATCGTGCTGGACGTCCGCACCCGGGCGTTCACCGAGGACCTCGCGTCCGTCATCAAGGATCTCGACACCCGCGGCTACCGGCCCCGCGTGCTCTACCTGGAAGCCGACGACGCCATCCTGATCCGGCGCTTCGAGTCGAACCGCCGCTCCCACCCGCTGCAGGGCGGCGGCCGGTTGGCCGACGGCATCACCCGCGAACGCATGCTGCTGGAGCCGCTGCGGCAGGAGGCCGACGTGGTCGTCGACACCTCCAAGATCAGCGTCCACCAGCTCCGCAACCAGATCGAACGGGCCTTCGGTCAGGATGCGCCGGACCGGCACGCCTCCCTCACCGTTGTGTCCTTCGGCTTCAAGTACGGGCTGCCGCTGGACGCCGACATGGTCGTCGACATGCGGTTCCTGCCCAACCCGCACTGGATCCCCGAGCTTCGCGAGCACACCGGACGCGACCAGGACGTCAGCGACTACGTGCTGTCCCAGGACGGCATCTCCGAGTTCCTCGACCGCTATGTCGAGCTGCTCGGCCTGGTCAACGGCGGCTACCGCCGGGAGGGCAAGCGCTACCTCACGCTCGCGGTCGGCTGCACCGGCGGCAAGCACCGCAGTGTCGCCGTCGCCGAGGAGTTCGCCCGGCGGCTGGCCGACGAGTCGCTCGCCGTCACGGTGGTGCACCGGGACCTGGGGCGGGAGTGA
- the secG gene encoding preprotein translocase subunit SecG, translating to MTLVLQILLLITSLALMALILLHRGKGGGLSSLFGGTMQSSLSGSSVVEKNLDRLTLFVAAIWVISIVGVGLLIKVGA from the coding sequence ATGACTCTCGTTCTCCAGATCCTGCTGCTGATCACCAGCCTGGCCCTGATGGCGTTGATCCTGCTGCACCGGGGCAAGGGTGGCGGTCTGTCGTCGCTGTTCGGCGGAACGATGCAGTCGTCCTTGTCCGGCTCGTCGGTCGTGGAGAAGAATCTCGATCGGCTCACCCTGTTCGTCGCGGCGATCTGGGTCATCTCCATCGTTGGTGTCGGTCTGCTCATCAAGGTCGGCGCCTGA
- a CDS encoding helix-turn-helix domain-containing protein: protein MLLRNAVGETLRDARTRQNRTLRDVSTAANVSLGYLSEVERGRKEASSELLASICDALELEVSDLLDTVSRTMRVEQTAGKGVLANATKNGLPATAAGNRSAKLDIDPSLRIVVPYTRAPVG, encoded by the coding sequence GTGCTGTTGCGAAATGCTGTGGGGGAAACGCTGCGCGACGCGCGGACCAGACAGAACCGCACACTGCGGGACGTGTCCACTGCGGCCAACGTCTCGCTGGGGTATCTGTCCGAGGTCGAGCGTGGTCGCAAGGAAGCGTCCAGCGAGTTGCTCGCCTCCATCTGTGACGCCCTCGAGCTCGAGGTGTCGGACCTGCTGGACACCGTGAGCCGGACCATGCGGGTCGAGCAGACCGCCGGCAAGGGCGTGCTGGCCAACGCCACCAAGAACGGACTGCCGGCCACGGCGGCGGGCAACCGTTCGGCGAAGCTGGACATCGACCCGAGCCTGCGGATCGTCGTGCCCTACACCCGGGCCCCGGTGGGTTGA
- the tpiA gene encoding triose-phosphate isomerase, with amino-acid sequence MSRTPLIAGNWKMNLNHLEGIALVQKIAFTLPEKYYSHVEVAVFPPFTALRSVQTLIEGDKLAVKHGAQDLSPEASGAYTGDIAGSMLAKLGCTYVLVGHSERREYHGETDELLSRKVAAAFANGIIPMLCVGEGLEVREAGNQVQHTVDQVLAGMSTVTPEQAETIVLAYEPVWAIGTGRVATPADAQEVCGAIRAALAGKYGQETADKIRILYGGSVKSGNVAEICGQPDVDGALVGGASLDGTEFATLAANAVGVLP; translated from the coding sequence ATGTCGCGTACGCCGCTCATCGCCGGCAACTGGAAGATGAACCTGAACCATCTGGAGGGCATCGCGCTCGTCCAGAAGATCGCGTTCACCCTGCCGGAGAAGTACTACTCCCACGTCGAGGTGGCGGTCTTCCCACCGTTCACCGCGCTGCGTTCGGTGCAGACCCTCATTGAGGGCGACAAGTTGGCCGTCAAGCACGGCGCCCAGGACCTGTCGCCCGAGGCGTCCGGTGCCTACACCGGTGACATCGCGGGCTCCATGCTGGCCAAGCTCGGCTGCACCTACGTGCTGGTCGGCCACTCCGAGCGGCGCGAGTACCACGGCGAGACCGACGAGCTGCTGTCCCGCAAGGTGGCGGCGGCGTTCGCCAACGGCATCATCCCGATGCTCTGCGTCGGCGAGGGCCTGGAGGTCCGCGAGGCCGGCAATCAGGTCCAGCACACCGTCGACCAGGTGCTGGCGGGCATGTCCACCGTCACCCCGGAGCAGGCCGAGACCATCGTGCTGGCCTACGAGCCGGTGTGGGCCATCGGTACCGGACGGGTCGCCACCCCGGCCGACGCCCAGGAGGTCTGCGGGGCGATCCGCGCCGCGCTGGCCGGCAAGTACGGCCAGGAGACGGCCGACAAGATCCGCATCCTCTACGGCGGCTCGGTGAAGTCGGGCAACGTCGCGGAGATCTGCGGCCAGCCGGACGTCGACGGTGCGCTGGTCGGTGGCGCGTCCCTGGACGGCACCGAATTCGCGACCCTGGCTGCCAACGCGGTCGGCGTCCTGCCGTAA
- a CDS encoding gluconeogenesis factor YvcK family protein — MRVVTLGGGHGLHAMLTALQRLLPDRRLDITAVVTVADDGGSSGRLRREVDGILPPGDLRMALSALSAPDDRGRLWSRTFQHRFTGQGALAGHPVGNVVLIGLTEVLDDPVAALDAAGALLGARGRVLPMACQPLDIVAEVVGVDDDPAAVRTIRGQVAVATTVGQVQSVSLDPADATACPQALEAIAAADVITFGPGSWFTSVLPHVLLPDMRAALAASPAHRLVVLNLAAQMGETEGFSPEQHLEVLAAHAPDVQVDSVLADRSAVALPGRLRTAAERMGSRLDLRDIAVPGTARHDPDRLAAALADVFARLPGPAR, encoded by the coding sequence CTGCGGGTGGTCACCCTGGGCGGGGGCCACGGCCTGCACGCCATGCTCACCGCCCTGCAGCGGCTGCTGCCCGACCGGCGGCTCGACATCACGGCCGTGGTGACCGTGGCCGACGACGGCGGGTCCTCCGGGCGCCTGCGTCGCGAGGTCGACGGCATCCTGCCCCCCGGTGACCTGCGGATGGCGCTGTCCGCGCTGAGCGCCCCCGACGACCGGGGGCGACTGTGGTCACGGACCTTCCAGCACCGGTTCACCGGTCAGGGCGCTCTCGCCGGCCACCCGGTCGGCAACGTCGTCCTCATCGGCCTGACGGAGGTGCTCGACGACCCGGTCGCCGCGCTCGACGCCGCCGGAGCGCTGCTCGGAGCGCGGGGCCGGGTGCTGCCGATGGCCTGTCAGCCGCTCGACATCGTCGCCGAGGTGGTGGGCGTCGACGACGACCCGGCGGCCGTCCGGACCATCCGCGGCCAGGTCGCGGTGGCCACCACGGTGGGTCAGGTGCAGTCGGTCTCCCTGGATCCGGCGGACGCGACGGCCTGCCCGCAGGCGCTGGAGGCCATCGCCGCGGCGGACGTCATCACCTTCGGGCCGGGCTCCTGGTTCACCAGCGTGCTGCCCCACGTGCTGCTGCCCGACATGCGGGCCGCCCTGGCCGCCAGTCCCGCCCACCGGCTGGTGGTGCTCAACCTCGCGGCCCAGATGGGGGAGACCGAAGGGTTCTCCCCCGAGCAGCACCTCGAGGTGCTCGCGGCGCACGCCCCCGACGTGCAGGTGGACTCCGTCCTCGCCGACCGGTCCGCGGTCGCCCTTCCCGGGCGGTTGCGGACGGCGGCCGAGCGCATGGGCAGCCGGCTGGACCTGCGGGACATCGCCGTCCCGGGAACCGCCCGCCACGACCCCGACCGGCTCGCCGCCGCGCTGGCCGACGTGTTCGCCCGGCTGCCCGGGCCCGCCCGGTGA
- a CDS encoding amino-acid N-acetyltransferase, which translates to MTPQPTEQSPTTPSSADRLPPTVAAPTVRRARVTDVRAIKRVVDVYAGPILLEKTLANLFEDVTEFWVAEVDGRVVGCGALHVLWEDLGEIRTIAALPEVRGQGVGAAVCRRLIAEARDLGLQRLFCLTFEVDFFASLGFQAVQELNLGPEAYAELRRSYDRGVAEFLDLPYVKPNTLGNTRMLLPL; encoded by the coding sequence GTGACCCCACAGCCGACCGAACAGTCGCCGACGACTCCGTCGTCGGCCGATCGCCTTCCGCCCACCGTCGCCGCGCCGACGGTGCGACGGGCCCGGGTCACCGATGTCCGTGCCATCAAGCGCGTCGTCGACGTCTACGCGGGTCCGATCCTGCTGGAAAAGACCCTGGCCAACCTGTTCGAGGACGTCACCGAGTTCTGGGTGGCCGAGGTGGACGGCCGGGTGGTCGGGTGCGGGGCCCTGCACGTCCTCTGGGAGGACCTCGGCGAGATCCGCACCATCGCCGCCCTCCCCGAGGTCCGCGGGCAGGGGGTGGGCGCCGCGGTCTGCCGCCGTTTGATCGCCGAGGCCCGCGACCTGGGTCTGCAGCGGCTGTTCTGCCTGACCTTCGAGGTGGACTTCTTCGCCTCGCTCGGTTTCCAGGCCGTGCAGGAGCTCAATCTGGGCCCCGAGGCCTACGCCGAGCTGCGCCGGTCCTACGACCGTGGGGTGGCCGAGTTCCTGGACCTGCCGTACGTCAAACCCAACACCCTGGGCAACACCCGAATGCTGCTGCCGCTGTGA
- a CDS encoding phosphoglycerate kinase, with amino-acid sequence MHTLDDLLAAGVAGRTVLVRADLNVPLDGSVITDDGRIRASLPTLQALRQAGARVVVTAHLGRPKGAPEAKYSLAPAAERLAELLEIDVPLADDLVGPSARSTVAALQDGDIALLENVRFDARETSKDAAERAALADDLVAVVGADAAFVSDGFGVVHRKQASVYEIAQKLPHFAGYLVSNETAVLKKLTVDPERPYVVILGGSKVSDKLGVITSLLPQVDQLLIGGGMAYTFLAAQGHDVGQSLLQEDQIPTCRDLLAEHGDKIVLPSDFVVADKFAADAETKIVSADAIPSEWMGLDVGPDTAARFAEIAAGAATVFWNGPVGVFEMTAFANGTRTVAEGIAGASSFSVVGGGDSAAAVRTLGVDEAGFTHISTGGGASLEYLEGKELPGLAVLED; translated from the coding sequence GTGCACACTCTCGACGACCTGCTCGCGGCCGGAGTGGCCGGCCGTACCGTGCTGGTCCGGGCCGACCTCAACGTGCCCCTCGACGGCTCGGTCATCACCGACGACGGGCGCATCCGCGCGTCGCTGCCCACCCTGCAGGCGCTGCGCCAGGCCGGTGCCCGCGTCGTCGTCACCGCCCACCTCGGTCGCCCGAAGGGCGCCCCGGAGGCCAAGTACTCGCTCGCCCCGGCGGCCGAGCGGCTCGCTGAGCTGCTCGAAATCGACGTCCCGCTCGCCGACGACCTGGTGGGCCCGTCCGCCCGGTCCACCGTGGCCGCGCTGCAGGACGGCGACATCGCGCTGCTGGAGAACGTCCGCTTCGACGCCCGCGAGACCAGCAAGGACGCGGCCGAGCGTGCCGCCCTGGCCGATGACCTCGTCGCCGTGGTCGGGGCGGATGCCGCGTTCGTCTCGGACGGGTTCGGCGTGGTCCACCGCAAGCAGGCCTCGGTCTACGAGATCGCGCAGAAGCTCCCGCACTTCGCCGGCTACCTGGTCTCCAACGAGACCGCCGTCCTGAAGAAGCTGACCGTCGACCCCGAGCGGCCCTACGTGGTGATCCTCGGCGGGTCCAAGGTCTCCGACAAGCTCGGTGTCATCACCTCGCTGCTGCCGCAGGTCGACCAGCTGCTCATCGGCGGCGGCATGGCCTACACCTTTCTGGCCGCCCAGGGCCACGACGTGGGGCAGTCGCTGCTGCAGGAAGACCAAATCCCGACCTGCCGCGATCTGCTGGCCGAACATGGCGACAAGATCGTGCTGCCCAGCGATTTCGTGGTGGCCGACAAGTTCGCCGCCGACGCGGAGACCAAGATCGTGTCCGCCGACGCCATTCCGTCCGAGTGGATGGGCCTGGACGTCGGACCGGACACCGCGGCCCGGTTCGCCGAGATCGCCGCGGGAGCGGCCACCGTGTTCTGGAACGGTCCGGTGGGCGTCTTCGAGATGACGGCGTTCGCCAACGGAACCCGTACGGTCGCCGAAGGCATCGCGGGTGCGTCCTCGTTCTCCGTGGTCGGTGGCGGTGATTCCGCCGCGGCCGTCCGGACGCTGGGCGTCGACGAAGCCGGTTTCACCCACATCTCGACCGGTGGAGGTGCCTCCCTCGAATACCTCGAGGGCAAGGAGCTCCCCGGCCTGGCCGTCCTGGAGGACTGA
- a CDS encoding RNA polymerase-binding protein RbpA has protein sequence MAGGNPIRGTRVGAGRMGEAERGESAPRVRLQFFCGNAHTTTLAFASDAEIPETWDCPRCGLPAGRDRDEPPPPIRNEPFKSHLAYVKERRSDADGEALLAEALERIHARRSPSAAESD, from the coding sequence ATGGCGGGCGGCAATCCGATTCGCGGTACCCGGGTGGGGGCCGGACGTATGGGCGAGGCCGAACGGGGTGAGTCGGCTCCCCGGGTTCGTCTGCAGTTCTTCTGCGGCAACGCGCACACGACGACCCTGGCCTTCGCAAGTGACGCCGAGATCCCCGAGACCTGGGACTGCCCCCGGTGCGGTCTGCCGGCGGGCCGCGATCGTGACGAGCCGCCACCACCGATCCGTAACGAACCGTTCAAGTCGCACCTGGCCTACGTCAAGGAGCGGCGCAGCGACGCCGACGGCGAGGCACTGCTGGCCGAGGCGCTCGAACGCATCCATGCGCGGCGGAGCCCGTCGGCCGCCGAGAGCGACTGA
- the gap gene encoding type I glyceraldehyde-3-phosphate dehydrogenase: MTVRVGVNGFGRIGRNYWRAVDSLGSDVEIVAVNDLTDNKTLAHLLKYDSVMGKLPYDVEAGEDSITVNGKEIKALSERDPAKLPWGDLGVDVVIESTGFFTKADDARKHVQAGAKKVIISAPATGEDLTVVVGVNDDKYDGSQTVLSNASCTTNCVAPMAKVLHENFGVVQGLMTTVHAYTNDQVILDFPHKDLRRARAAAINIIPTTTGAAKATALVLPELKGKLHGYALRVPVPTGSVTDLTVELEKGTTVDDVNAAFAEAAQTGSLVGKLAYSTDPIVSSDIVGSPVSCTFDAPLTIALGGNFFKIVGWYDNEWGYSNRLADFTAIVGDKL; encoded by the coding sequence GTGACTGTGCGCGTCGGCGTGAACGGATTCGGCCGGATCGGCCGCAACTACTGGCGAGCGGTCGACTCTCTCGGCAGCGACGTGGAGATCGTCGCGGTCAACGACCTGACCGACAACAAGACTCTCGCCCACCTGCTGAAGTACGACTCCGTCATGGGCAAGCTGCCCTACGACGTGGAGGCCGGCGAGGACTCGATCACCGTCAACGGCAAGGAGATCAAGGCGCTCTCCGAGCGTGACCCGGCCAAGCTGCCGTGGGGCGATCTCGGCGTCGACGTGGTCATCGAGTCGACGGGCTTCTTCACCAAGGCCGACGATGCCCGTAAGCACGTCCAGGCCGGGGCCAAGAAGGTCATCATCTCCGCGCCCGCCACCGGCGAGGATCTCACCGTCGTCGTCGGGGTCAACGACGACAAGTACGACGGCAGCCAGACCGTGCTGTCCAACGCCTCCTGCACCACCAACTGCGTGGCGCCGATGGCCAAGGTCCTGCACGAGAACTTCGGCGTCGTCCAGGGTCTGATGACCACGGTGCACGCCTACACCAACGACCAGGTCATCCTGGACTTCCCGCACAAGGACCTGCGGCGGGCCCGGGCGGCGGCCATCAACATCATCCCCACCACCACCGGTGCCGCCAAGGCCACCGCTCTGGTGCTGCCGGAGCTCAAGGGCAAGCTGCACGGCTACGCCCTGCGCGTGCCCGTCCCCACCGGCTCGGTGACCGACCTGACGGTCGAGCTGGAGAAGGGCACCACCGTCGACGACGTGAACGCGGCGTTCGCCGAGGCGGCCCAGACCGGTTCGCTGGTCGGCAAGCTGGCCTACTCGACCGATCCGATCGTGTCCTCGGACATCGTCGGCTCGCCCGTGTCGTGCACCTTCGACGCGCCGCTGACCATCGCCCTCGGGGGCAACTTCTTCAAGATCGTCGGCTGGTACGACAACGAGTGGGGCTACTCCAACCGGCTGGCCGACTTCACGGCCATCGTCGGCGACAAGCTCTGA
- the rimO gene encoding 30S ribosomal protein S12 methylthiotransferase RimO — MSTVANAVKVTVTTLGCARNEVDSSEIAARLSTGGYELVADQQDADVVVVNTCAFVADAKKDSIDTLLAAAETGAKVVAVGCLAERYGQELAEALPEADAVLGFDAYPDLAGLVGSVVHGERPAAHVPVDRRTLLPISPVSRGVAAGAVSVPGHSQVGAAGVPGASEIAQGPVLLRRLLQTGPVAPLKIASGCDRRCTFCAIPSFRGAFVSRSPEEIVAEAAWLAEQGIREIVLVSENSTSYGKDLAGRDPLERLMAQLSGLTTTRPDGAPGRLVRVRLSYLQPAETRPTLVTAIANLPGVADYYDMSFQHASEPVLRRMKRFGSRESFLALTDQIRAAAPEAGIRSNVIVGFPGETEHDIAELEAFLVGARMDAVGVFGYSDEDGTAAADLDGKLDDDEIAARVARITDLVEELTAQRAEDRIGTEVLVLVDEQDPEDIAAGRTQTELVGRAEHQAPEVDGVTTLTGAGGLRPGDLVRARVVGTEGIDLRADVLEVVDPAGSR; from the coding sequence GTGTCAACGGTGGCGAACGCGGTCAAGGTCACCGTGACGACGTTGGGTTGTGCCCGCAACGAGGTCGACTCCTCGGAGATCGCGGCCCGCCTGTCGACGGGCGGTTACGAGCTGGTCGCAGACCAGCAGGACGCCGACGTCGTCGTGGTGAACACCTGCGCGTTCGTCGCGGACGCCAAGAAGGACTCCATCGACACCCTGCTCGCCGCCGCCGAGACGGGGGCGAAGGTCGTCGCGGTCGGTTGTCTGGCCGAGCGGTACGGCCAGGAGCTGGCCGAGGCCCTGCCCGAGGCGGACGCCGTCCTCGGTTTCGACGCCTACCCCGACCTGGCCGGGCTGGTCGGTTCCGTCGTCCACGGTGAGCGGCCCGCCGCCCACGTCCCGGTCGACCGCCGCACACTGCTGCCCATCAGCCCGGTGTCCCGCGGGGTGGCGGCCGGGGCGGTCTCGGTCCCCGGGCATTCCCAGGTCGGAGCGGCCGGCGTCCCCGGAGCCTCCGAGATCGCCCAGGGACCGGTGCTGCTGCGGCGCCTGCTGCAGACCGGCCCGGTGGCCCCCCTGAAGATCGCCTCCGGGTGCGATCGCCGCTGCACGTTCTGTGCGATCCCGTCGTTCCGGGGGGCGTTCGTCTCCCGGTCGCCCGAGGAGATCGTGGCCGAGGCGGCCTGGCTCGCCGAGCAGGGCATCCGGGAGATCGTGCTGGTCAGCGAGAACTCGACGTCCTACGGCAAGGACCTGGCCGGTCGCGACCCGCTCGAGCGGTTGATGGCGCAGCTGTCCGGTCTGACCACCACCCGGCCCGACGGTGCCCCGGGGCGCCTCGTCCGGGTCCGGCTGTCCTACCTGCAGCCCGCCGAGACGCGGCCGACCCTGGTCACTGCGATCGCGAACCTGCCCGGTGTGGCCGACTATTACGACATGTCGTTCCAGCACGCCTCCGAGCCGGTTCTGCGGCGGATGAAGCGGTTCGGCTCGCGCGAGTCCTTCCTGGCGCTGACCGATCAGATCCGCGCCGCTGCACCGGAGGCCGGTATCCGCTCGAACGTCATCGTCGGTTTCCCGGGGGAGACCGAGCACGACATCGCCGAGCTGGAGGCGTTCCTCGTCGGTGCACGGATGGACGCGGTCGGTGTGTTCGGCTATTCCGACGAGGACGGCACCGCAGCCGCCGACCTGGACGGCAAGCTGGACGACGATGAGATCGCCGCCCGGGTCGCCCGGATCACCGATCTGGTCGAGGAGTTGACCGCGCAGCGGGCCGAGGATCGCATCGGCACCGAGGTGCTCGTCCTCGTCGACGAACAGGACCCCGAGGACATCGCGGCGGGCCGGACGCAGACCGAGCTGGTCGGCCGGGCCGAGCACCAGGCTCCCGAGGTCGACGGCGTCACCACCCTGACCGGCGCCGGTGGGCTGCGGCCCGGTGACCTGGTCCGGGCCCGGGTCGTCGGGACCGAGGGCATCGACCTGAGGGCCGATGTCCTCGAGGTGGTCGACCCCGCCGGGTCGCGATGA
- a CDS encoding CinA family protein gives MADVRRVVVGLTERGWTVAAAESLTGGLLTAVLTEVPGSSAVVRGGFVVYATDLKHALAGVDASLLAAEGAVHPRVAAELAVGARERCGAVLGLGLTGVAGPDPQDGRPPGTFHVALAGPDPEAAPVVVTGVADASAPVDDDPVVSRARVRARAVRAALDLLAAAMGADPVVGPIRS, from the coding sequence GTGGCCGACGTCCGGCGCGTCGTCGTCGGATTGACCGAACGCGGCTGGACGGTCGCGGCGGCCGAATCCCTCACCGGCGGGTTGCTGACCGCCGTGCTCACCGAGGTCCCCGGCTCCAGCGCCGTCGTGCGCGGCGGGTTCGTCGTCTACGCCACCGATCTCAAGCACGCCCTGGCCGGGGTCGACGCGTCGCTGCTGGCCGCCGAGGGGGCCGTCCATCCCCGGGTGGCCGCCGAGCTGGCCGTCGGCGCCCGGGAACGCTGCGGCGCCGTCCTGGGACTCGGCCTGACCGGTGTGGCCGGCCCGGACCCGCAGGACGGTCGACCGCCGGGCACGTTCCACGTCGCCCTCGCGGGCCCGGACCCCGAAGCGGCCCCGGTCGTGGTCACCGGCGTCGCCGACGCGTCCGCTCCAGTCGACGACGACCCGGTGGTCTCACGCGCGCGTGTCCGGGCCCGCGCGGTGCGCGCCGCCCTGGATCTGCTCGCCGCCGCGATGGGTGCCGATCCGGTCGTTGGTCCGATTCGATCCTGA
- the pgsA gene encoding CDP-diacylglycerol--glycerol-3-phosphate 3-phosphatidyltransferase codes for MTDRPAPVPLMNLPNALTVLRLILVPVFLLTLFAEGGHDPTWRWVAFVIFALAALTDRYDGHIARKRGQITDFGKIADPIADKALTGSALVALSMLGDLAWWITLVILVREIGITLLRFAVIRYGVIAASPGGKAKTLLQIFAIGLYLMPLPDAIDWVRVVVMAGAVVLTVGTGVDYVIRAAGLVGRARSRPLS; via the coding sequence ATGACCGATCGGCCGGCGCCGGTGCCGCTGATGAACCTGCCCAACGCCCTGACGGTGTTGCGGCTGATCCTGGTCCCGGTCTTCCTGCTCACGCTCTTCGCCGAGGGTGGTCACGATCCGACGTGGCGCTGGGTGGCGTTCGTGATCTTCGCGCTGGCCGCCCTGACCGATCGGTACGACGGGCACATCGCCCGCAAACGCGGCCAGATCACCGACTTCGGCAAGATCGCCGACCCGATCGCCGACAAGGCGCTGACCGGCTCGGCCCTGGTCGCCCTGTCGATGCTCGGTGACCTGGCCTGGTGGATCACCCTGGTCATCCTGGTCCGCGAGATCGGCATCACGCTGCTGCGGTTCGCGGTCATCCGGTACGGCGTCATCGCCGCCAGCCCGGGTGGCAAGGCCAAGACCCTGCTGCAGATCTTCGCGATCGGCCTTTACCTCATGCCGCTGCCGGACGCCATCGACTGGGTACGGGTGGTCGTGATGGCCGGCGCGGTGGTGCTGACGGTGGGCACCGGCGTGGACTACGTGATCCGCGCCGCGGGCCTGGTCGGCCGGGCCCGGTCCCGCCCCCTGTCGTGA
- the whiA gene encoding DNA-binding protein WhiA translates to MAMTAAVKDELSRVAVSKIPARKAEVSALLRFAGGLHLVAGRIVVEAELDTGAVARRLRREIGELYGHTADIQLLSPSGLRKSTRYIVRVVAGGDSLARQTGLLDGRGRPVRGLPPQVIAGSVADAEAAWRGAFLAHGSLTEPGRSASLEITCPSPEAALALVGSARRMGVSAKAREVRGADRVLVRDGDAIAALLTRLGAHSSMLDWEERRMRREVRATANRLANFDDANLRRSARAAVAAAARVERALAILGEEAPDHLSQAGRLRIAHGQASLEELGQLADPPMTKDAVAGRIRRLLTMADKRAADLGIPDTESAVTADMLDA, encoded by the coding sequence ATGGCGATGACCGCCGCCGTCAAGGACGAACTGAGCCGGGTGGCGGTCAGCAAGATCCCGGCTCGCAAGGCCGAGGTGTCCGCGCTGCTCCGCTTCGCCGGTGGGCTGCATCTGGTCGCCGGCCGCATCGTGGTCGAGGCCGAACTCGACACCGGTGCCGTCGCCCGGCGACTCCGCCGCGAGATCGGCGAGCTCTACGGGCACACGGCGGACATCCAGCTGCTGAGCCCCTCCGGTCTGCGCAAGAGCACCCGGTACATCGTGCGCGTCGTGGCCGGCGGGGACTCGCTGGCCCGGCAGACCGGACTGCTGGACGGCCGGGGCCGCCCCGTCCGCGGCCTGCCGCCCCAGGTCATCGCCGGATCGGTCGCCGACGCCGAAGCCGCTTGGCGGGGCGCCTTTCTCGCCCACGGCTCGCTCACCGAACCAGGCCGCAGCGCCTCGCTGGAGATCACGTGCCCCAGCCCGGAGGCCGCGCTGGCACTGGTCGGATCGGCCCGCCGGATGGGCGTGAGCGCCAAGGCCCGGGAGGTGCGGGGCGCCGATCGGGTGCTGGTGCGGGACGGCGACGCGATCGCCGCACTGCTGACCCGGCTGGGCGCGCATTCGTCGATGCTCGACTGGGAGGAGCGGCGGATGCGGCGGGAGGTGCGGGCCACCGCGAACCGGCTCGCCAACTTCGACGACGCCAACCTGCGCCGGTCCGCCCGGGCCGCCGTCGCCGCGGCCGCCCGGGTGGAGCGGGCGCTGGCCATCCTGGGCGAGGAGGCCCCCGACCATCTGAGCCAGGCCGGTCGGCTGCGCATCGCCCACGGTCAGGCATCGCTGGAGGAGCTGGGTCAGCTGGCCGACCCGCCGATGACCAAGGACGCGGTGGCCGGACGCATCCGGCGTCTGTTGACCATGGCGGACAAGCGGGCGGCCGATCTGGGGATCCCGGACACCGAGTCGGCGGTGACGGCCGACATGCTCGACGCCTGA